The Shewanella sp. KX20019 genome window below encodes:
- the hrpA gene encoding ATP-dependent RNA helicase HrpA: MSSQQHHLSNAFLRHCYEADAAQIRRRLFRLRKEPDSEKKTATLDSLEQLALASRKKVELRLANRPKVTFPENLPVSQKRDEIATAIAGNQVVIIAGETGSGKTTQLPKICLELGLGTRGLIGHTQPRRLAARSVATRIAEEMNTPLGEAVGFKVRFADAIKPESYIKLMTDGILLAELTSDKLLNQYDAIIIDEAHERSLNIDFILGYLKNVLKKRPDLKVIITSATIDVERFSQHFNGAPVIEVSGRTYPVETRYRSLVKDSDEDLDLMDGIFAATDELINEGLGDILIFMNGEREIRDVAEQLNRRQYRDTEILPLYARLSYGEQSKVFKSHVGRRIVLATNVAETSLTVPGIRYVIDPGTARISRYSYRTKVQRLPIEAISQASANQRQGRCGRVAPGICIRLYSEDDFTSRPEFTDPEILRTNLASVILKMLAIGLGDIEGFPFIQPPDARYIRDGFMLLEELQAVSMKKGQVNLTSLGRQLAHIPVDPRLARMVIQAQKNGCLHEALVITSALSIQDPRERPMDKKQAADEAHNRFSDKDSDFVSFLNLWDFLKQSQRELSSNQFRKQCKADFLAYLRVREWQDLYAQLRQATHELKWKLNDTSAEVNYELLHKSLLTGLLSHIGFKDKDREYLGARNSKFFVFPGSPLAKKGPKWLMAAELTETSRLFARCCAKIEPEWIEPLAEHLLKKSYIEPHFESKQGSVVALENQILYGLQIVNRRKVQYGPIEPVEARDIFIRSALAEGELRTNEAFFINNQKLLLDIESLEHKSRRRDILVDEQALFHFYEPKIPADIYNAPKFIKWWKKAKQQHPDLLDFEREALMQRSSDHVSALDFPEKWHKGNLTLTVSYHFEPSSADDGVSVHIPVALINQVDDVDFDWIVPGLREEKCIALIKSLPKTLRRNFVPAPDYAKACLQAITPFELPLLDAMCKQLLRMSGVRISPEDFDETQLAQHLLVNFQIEGDRGKLLTQGRILEPLKASMQGQVVQAIREVADSGIEQKGLQSWTFGNLPKLFEQKKGNFEVKAFPALVDDKTSVSIKLFDDEYEAQKQHRIGLQRLLLINIPSPVKHLQKSLPNKAKLAMYFNPFGQVQILIDDILSAAVQQLIDEEGIDIRSETQFDQARDLVRQELNPTAEKLALKVEEVLTIYNRIKKRLKGKISLDIAFAMSDIQSQLDQLVFKGFVQQCGWHRLSDIIRYLKGIENRLEKLPIDPNRDRLHMHSINKVQEVLEGQMAKLPKSMPVPDVLVEARWMIEEYRVSCFAQILGTAYPISEKRILNQVAQV, translated from the coding sequence TTGAGTTCGCAACAGCATCACCTATCTAACGCATTTTTAAGACACTGTTATGAAGCCGACGCCGCACAGATTAGGCGTCGTCTATTTAGGCTACGTAAAGAGCCTGATTCAGAAAAGAAAACTGCAACGTTAGATTCTCTAGAGCAGCTCGCGCTAGCCTCTCGCAAAAAAGTTGAGCTTCGCCTTGCGAACCGCCCAAAAGTGACCTTTCCTGAAAACTTACCTGTATCGCAAAAACGTGATGAAATTGCCACCGCAATTGCCGGTAATCAAGTGGTCATCATTGCCGGTGAAACGGGTTCGGGTAAAACTACACAGTTGCCAAAAATCTGTTTAGAACTTGGTTTGGGTACCCGTGGTTTAATTGGTCATACTCAGCCTCGTCGACTTGCCGCTCGAAGTGTTGCTACGCGCATTGCAGAAGAGATGAACACACCACTGGGTGAAGCTGTCGGTTTTAAAGTTCGCTTTGCCGATGCGATAAAACCAGAGTCCTACATCAAGTTAATGACAGACGGGATCCTGTTAGCGGAATTAACTTCAGATAAATTACTTAACCAATATGACGCGATTATTATTGATGAAGCGCATGAGCGTAGCCTTAATATCGACTTCATTTTGGGTTATCTGAAGAATGTTTTAAAGAAACGCCCTGATCTAAAAGTGATTATTACCTCAGCCACCATTGATGTTGAACGATTTTCACAACACTTTAACGGCGCCCCAGTGATTGAAGTATCGGGTCGAACTTATCCGGTTGAAACGCGCTATCGGTCATTGGTAAAAGATAGTGATGAAGATTTAGATCTCATGGACGGCATTTTTGCAGCTACCGACGAACTGATCAATGAAGGTCTTGGTGACATTCTTATCTTTATGAATGGTGAGCGGGAGATCCGTGATGTTGCCGAGCAGCTTAATCGCCGTCAATACCGAGATACTGAAATTCTGCCCCTGTACGCCAGACTTTCCTATGGGGAGCAGTCAAAAGTCTTTAAGAGTCATGTTGGCAGACGAATCGTTTTGGCCACAAATGTCGCTGAAACCTCACTTACTGTGCCCGGTATTCGTTATGTCATCGATCCCGGTACGGCACGCATTAGTCGCTATAGTTATCGTACTAAAGTGCAGCGTTTACCGATTGAAGCTATTTCTCAGGCGAGTGCCAATCAGCGCCAAGGCCGCTGTGGTCGTGTGGCTCCTGGGATCTGTATTAGGCTTTACAGCGAGGATGATTTTACCTCTCGCCCTGAGTTTACCGATCCTGAGATCTTACGCACCAATCTAGCATCAGTTATCTTAAAAATGTTGGCGATTGGACTGGGAGATATCGAAGGATTCCCGTTTATTCAGCCACCTGATGCGCGTTACATTCGTGATGGTTTTATGTTGCTAGAAGAGCTACAAGCCGTAAGCATGAAGAAAGGTCAGGTTAATCTTACGTCATTAGGCAGACAACTTGCCCATATTCCTGTAGATCCGCGTCTGGCACGGATGGTAATACAAGCACAAAAAAATGGCTGCTTACACGAAGCATTAGTGATCACCTCGGCTTTATCAATTCAAGACCCGCGTGAACGTCCAATGGACAAGAAACAAGCGGCCGATGAGGCTCACAACCGTTTTAGCGATAAAGACTCAGATTTTGTATCTTTTTTGAACCTGTGGGATTTTTTAAAACAAAGTCAGAGAGAGCTCTCGAGTAATCAATTTAGAAAACAATGTAAGGCAGATTTTTTAGCATACTTGCGTGTACGTGAATGGCAAGATCTCTACGCACAGCTTAGACAAGCGACTCATGAACTAAAGTGGAAGCTTAACGACACTAGTGCCGAAGTGAATTATGAATTACTGCACAAGTCATTGCTCACCGGATTATTAAGCCATATTGGTTTTAAAGATAAAGACAGAGAATACCTTGGTGCCCGTAATAGTAAGTTCTTTGTTTTTCCTGGTTCTCCTCTAGCCAAGAAAGGACCCAAATGGCTTATGGCGGCAGAGTTGACTGAAACGTCGCGTTTATTCGCCCGTTGCTGCGCTAAAATTGAACCTGAATGGATAGAGCCGCTAGCAGAACATTTGCTGAAAAAAAGCTACATAGAGCCCCATTTTGAATCTAAACAGGGTTCGGTTGTTGCACTAGAGAACCAAATTCTTTATGGCTTACAAATCGTCAATCGTCGTAAGGTTCAATATGGGCCGATTGAGCCAGTTGAAGCCCGTGACATCTTTATCCGCTCAGCACTTGCTGAAGGGGAGTTAAGAACCAACGAAGCATTCTTTATCAATAATCAAAAGTTATTGTTAGATATTGAATCACTTGAACATAAATCTCGTCGCCGCGATATCTTAGTCGATGAGCAAGCGCTGTTTCATTTCTACGAGCCTAAAATACCGGCCGATATTTACAACGCCCCTAAATTTATAAAGTGGTGGAAAAAGGCTAAACAACAACATCCAGATCTACTCGACTTTGAACGCGAAGCGTTAATGCAGCGCAGTAGCGATCACGTATCGGCATTGGATTTTCCTGAAAAATGGCATAAGGGCAATTTGACCCTCACGGTTAGTTACCATTTTGAACCGTCGTCGGCAGACGACGGCGTATCGGTGCATATTCCAGTGGCATTGATCAATCAGGTCGACGATGTTGACTTTGACTGGATAGTCCCAGGACTGCGCGAAGAAAAGTGTATTGCACTGATTAAGTCATTGCCGAAAACTTTGCGTAGAAACTTTGTCCCTGCTCCTGATTACGCTAAAGCATGTTTACAAGCGATTACGCCATTTGAGCTGCCTCTTCTTGATGCCATGTGTAAGCAGTTGCTGAGAATGAGTGGCGTGCGAATATCGCCTGAGGACTTTGATGAGACCCAGTTAGCACAGCATCTGTTGGTTAACTTTCAAATCGAAGGTGATAGAGGCAAGTTATTAACTCAAGGGCGTATTCTCGAACCGCTCAAAGCAAGTATGCAGGGACAAGTCGTGCAAGCTATTCGTGAAGTTGCTGACTCGGGGATAGAACAAAAAGGGCTGCAGAGTTGGACATTTGGCAACCTGCCAAAACTGTTTGAACAGAAAAAAGGTAACTTTGAAGTTAAGGCATTTCCAGCGCTTGTGGATGATAAAACCAGTGTTTCGATCAAATTATTTGATGATGAATATGAAGCGCAGAAACAGCATCGAATCGGTTTGCAACGTTTACTGCTTATCAATATTCCTTCACCGGTAAAGCATTTGCAAAAGTCATTACCCAATAAAGCCAAACTGGCGATGTATTTTAATCCGTTCGGGCAGGTTCAGATCCTCATCGATGATATATTATCAGCGGCAGTACAACAGCTTATTGATGAAGAGGGGATCGACATCCGCTCTGAGACTCAGTTTGACCAAGCAAGAGATTTAGTCAGACAAGAGCTCAACCCTACTGCTGAAAAATTAGCATTGAAGGTAGAAGAAGTACTCACTATCTACAATCGCATTAAAAAGCGTCTCAAAGGTAAGATTAGCTTAGATATCGCTTTTGCGATGAGTGATATTCAAAGCCAACTGGACCAGTTAGTCTTTAAAGGGTTTGTGCAGCAGTGTGGATGGCATCGATTAAGCGATATCATTCGTTACTTGAAAGGCATAGAGAACCGTTTAGAAAAGCTGCCTATTGATCCAAACCGTGACCGCTTGCATATGCACAGTATCAATAAAGTGCAAGAGGTCTTAGAGGGACAGATGGCTAAGCTGCCCAAGTCGATGCCAGTTCCTGACGTGCTGGTAGAAGCCCGTTGGATGATCGAAGAGTATCGAGTGTCCTGTTTTGCTCAAATACTCGGTACAGCTTACCCAATATCTGAAAAGCGTATTCTCAACCAGGTCGCACAGGTTTAA
- a CDS encoding chaperone NapD, with protein sequence MSLPEAHISSLLVQVSPEHLNTTKKLIEDFEEAEIYGVSEVGKIVVVLETQTEGFITDVIEKINDMPGVLGATMVYHQIDIEPNNNNLTPDTSYSVSEEQV encoded by the coding sequence ATGTCGTTACCTGAGGCACATATCTCAAGCTTGCTTGTACAAGTTAGCCCAGAGCACTTAAATACAACGAAAAAGCTGATAGAAGATTTTGAGGAAGCCGAAATTTATGGCGTCAGTGAAGTCGGCAAAATCGTTGTGGTATTAGAGACTCAAACAGAAGGCTTTATTACTGACGTTATTGAAAAAATAAATGATATGCCAGGTGTACTTGGTGCAACCATGGTTTATCACCAAATTGATATCGAACCGAATAACAACAATCTAACCCCCGATACCAGCTATAGTGTTAGCGAGGAACAAGTATGA
- the napA gene encoding periplasmic nitrate reductase subunit alpha, translating into MKMSRREFIKANAAASAAALAGVTLPATATNLIASSNESKIHWDKAPCRFCGTGCSVLVGTQEGKVVATQGDPEAPVNKGLNCIKGYFLSKIMYGNDRLTQPLLRQTNGKFDKNGDFAPVSWDQAFDIMADKWKAALKEKGPTSVGMFGSGQWTVMEGYAASKMMKAGFRSNNIDPNARHCMASAVGGFMRSFGIDEPMGCYDDFEEADAFVLWGSNMAEMHPILWSRITDRRLSHPHVKVNVLSTYYHRSFELADQGYIFEPQTDLAIANFIANYIIENDAVNWDFVTKHTHFKQATTDIGYGLRDEHPLQKAAANPNVGKIHSIDFEQYKKSVAPYTLEKTAEMTGLGEDKLITLAKQFADPKIKVMSLWTMGMNQHTRGVWMNSLVYNIHLLVGKISTPGNGPFSLTGQPSACGTAREVGTFSHRLPADMVVANPKHRKLAEKLWKIPEGTIPPKPGFHAVVQDRKLNDGVLNAYWTMCNNNMQAGPNINQERLPGFRNPDNFIVCSDPYPTVTAQAADLILPTAMWVEKEGAYGNAERRTQVWYQQVKAPGEAKSDLWQIMEFAKRFKIEEVWSEELLAKMPEVRGKNMCEVLFENGQVDKFPLSEAQELNDDAKDQGYYVQKGLFEEYASFGRGHGHDLAPYDRYHQERGLRWPVVDGKETKWRFKEGDDPYVGKGKGFEFYGKPDGKAWIISAPYEAPPESPDEEFPLWLCTGRVLEHWHTGTMTRRVPELYKAVPDGLCYMHPDDAKSHGVRRGDEVLMSNKRGDIRVRVETRGRNRPPKGLVFVPFFDARILINKLILDATDPLSKQTDYKKCPVKITKIA; encoded by the coding sequence ATGAAAATGTCTAGACGTGAGTTTATCAAAGCAAATGCTGCGGCTTCAGCTGCGGCGCTTGCTGGTGTTACTCTTCCGGCCACTGCAACGAACTTAATCGCATCAAGCAATGAGTCAAAAATACATTGGGATAAAGCGCCTTGCCGTTTCTGTGGTACAGGTTGCTCTGTACTTGTTGGTACTCAGGAAGGTAAAGTTGTTGCCACCCAAGGTGATCCAGAAGCGCCAGTCAATAAGGGCCTTAATTGTATTAAGGGTTACTTTCTTTCAAAAATCATGTACGGCAATGATCGCTTAACTCAGCCGCTACTACGCCAAACTAACGGCAAATTTGATAAGAACGGTGATTTTGCGCCAGTAAGTTGGGATCAAGCCTTTGATATCATGGCTGACAAGTGGAAAGCGGCATTAAAAGAAAAAGGGCCTACCAGCGTCGGTATGTTTGGCTCTGGCCAGTGGACTGTAATGGAAGGCTATGCTGCTTCTAAGATGATGAAAGCAGGTTTCCGCTCTAATAACATCGACCCCAATGCGCGTCACTGTATGGCCTCTGCTGTGGGTGGCTTTATGCGTAGCTTTGGTATTGATGAGCCGATGGGCTGTTATGATGATTTCGAAGAAGCCGATGCCTTTGTGTTATGGGGCTCAAATATGGCTGAGATGCACCCGATTTTATGGTCTCGCATCACCGACCGTCGCTTAAGTCATCCCCATGTGAAAGTGAACGTATTATCAACCTATTATCACCGTTCATTTGAACTTGCTGATCAGGGTTATATCTTTGAGCCACAAACCGATCTTGCAATTGCCAACTTTATTGCTAACTACATCATCGAAAATGATGCGGTAAACTGGGATTTCGTTACTAAGCATACCCACTTCAAGCAAGCTACTACCGATATTGGTTATGGTTTAAGGGATGAGCATCCACTGCAGAAAGCGGCAGCTAACCCCAACGTAGGTAAAATACATTCAATTGATTTTGAACAGTACAAAAAATCAGTTGCACCATATACGCTTGAAAAAACAGCTGAAATGACAGGTCTAGGTGAAGATAAACTGATCACTCTGGCTAAGCAGTTTGCTGATCCTAAGATTAAGGTGATGTCACTTTGGACCATGGGTATGAACCAACACACTCGTGGTGTGTGGATGAACTCGCTGGTTTATAACATCCATCTATTAGTGGGTAAAATATCAACTCCAGGTAATGGACCATTTTCACTTACTGGCCAACCATCTGCCTGTGGTACAGCGCGTGAAGTGGGTACATTCTCGCACCGTTTACCAGCAGATATGGTTGTTGCCAACCCTAAGCACCGTAAACTTGCTGAGAAGCTATGGAAGATCCCTGAAGGCACGATTCCACCAAAGCCTGGGTTCCATGCAGTAGTGCAAGACCGTAAGCTAAACGATGGTGTGCTAAATGCGTATTGGACCATGTGTAATAACAATATGCAGGCTGGTCCAAACATCAATCAAGAGCGCTTACCAGGCTTTAGAAATCCTGACAACTTTATTGTCTGTTCAGATCCATACCCAACTGTTACAGCACAAGCTGCTGACCTTATCTTACCGACTGCGATGTGGGTAGAGAAAGAGGGTGCTTATGGTAACGCTGAGCGTCGTACTCAGGTTTGGTATCAACAGGTTAAAGCACCTGGTGAGGCTAAATCAGATCTATGGCAGATTATGGAATTTGCAAAACGCTTCAAAATTGAAGAGGTGTGGAGTGAAGAGCTGTTAGCTAAGATGCCAGAAGTACGTGGTAAGAATATGTGCGAAGTGCTATTTGAAAATGGCCAAGTCGATAAGTTCCCACTGTCTGAAGCGCAAGAGCTTAATGATGATGCAAAAGACCAAGGCTACTATGTTCAAAAAGGTCTATTTGAAGAGTATGCAAGCTTTGGACGTGGACATGGTCATGACTTAGCCCCATACGATCGCTACCATCAAGAGCGTGGTTTACGCTGGCCTGTAGTAGATGGTAAAGAGACAAAATGGCGCTTTAAAGAAGGCGATGATCCTTATGTTGGCAAAGGCAAAGGGTTTGAATTCTATGGCAAGCCAGATGGCAAAGCATGGATAATCTCGGCACCTTACGAGGCGCCACCAGAGTCTCCAGATGAAGAGTTCCCTCTATGGTTATGTACTGGTCGTGTACTTGAACATTGGCATACAGGAACCATGACACGTCGTGTACCTGAGCTTTATAAGGCAGTACCTGATGGACTTTGTTACATGCATCCAGATGATGCTAAGTCTCATGGTGTACGCCGTGGTGATGAAGTGTTAATGAGTAACAAACGTGGTGATATTCGTGTGCGTGTCGAGACTCGAGGCCGTAACCGTCCACCAAAAGGTTTGGTATTTGTACCATTCTTCGATGCACGTATCTTAATTAATAAACTGATTTTAGATGCAACCGATCCGTTATCGAAACAGACAGACTATAAAAAGTGTCCTGTTAAAATTACTAAAATAGCATAA
- a CDS encoding nitrate reductase cytochrome c-type subunit, translating into MKKSILLTLSISLTLISGSAFSEERGIGGVESLRGTAELEVTRAADPMKKVPRDQVDIESSYVFQPPLIPHHIRSYEVSLNANKCLSCHGWKNAKQMGATKISVTHFTNRNDEVLADVSPRRYFCLQCHVTQADAKPLVGSSFERVQSLQK; encoded by the coding sequence ATGAAAAAATCAATTTTATTGACGTTGAGCATTTCCTTAACTCTGATCAGTGGTTCTGCTTTCAGTGAGGAACGAGGCATCGGTGGCGTTGAATCTTTACGCGGCACTGCTGAGTTAGAGGTCACAAGAGCTGCAGATCCTATGAAGAAAGTACCGCGAGATCAGGTGGATATTGAAAGTAGTTATGTCTTTCAGCCACCACTGATCCCGCATCACATTAGAAGCTATGAAGTCTCATTAAATGCTAACAAATGCTTGTCATGCCATGGTTGGAAAAATGCTAAGCAGATGGGTGCGACTAAAATTAGTGTGACTCATTTCACTAACCGAAATGATGAAGTGTTGGCTGATGTTTCTCCTAGACGCTACTTTTGCCTACAGTGTCACGTGACTCAAGCAGATGCGAAGCCGTTAGTGGGTAGCTCCTTCGAACGTGTTCAGTCACTGCAAAAATAA
- a CDS encoding NapC/NirT family cytochrome c has translation MKLIINALKGFWNILRRPSKAAVGIVLFMGFAGGLMFWGAFNTGMEATNTEEFCSGCHAPIVAEIQETIHYANRSGVRAICSDCHVPHAWSDKIIRKVQASKELFAFFVTKTINTPEKFKERRAHLAEREWARMKKNDSLECRNCHNFEFMDFSEQSPRSVRQHSTALASGEKTCVDCHKGIAHRLPDMHQVEGWQ, from the coding sequence ATGAAATTGATTATTAATGCCTTAAAAGGCTTTTGGAACATATTGAGGCGGCCCAGTAAAGCCGCTGTAGGTATCGTTTTATTTATGGGTTTTGCAGGTGGACTCATGTTTTGGGGTGCATTTAACACCGGTATGGAAGCGACAAACACTGAAGAGTTTTGTTCTGGATGTCACGCCCCAATAGTGGCCGAAATTCAAGAAACGATTCACTACGCTAACCGCTCTGGTGTTCGTGCTATCTGTTCAGATTGTCACGTACCTCATGCTTGGAGTGATAAAATAATACGAAAAGTTCAGGCTTCTAAAGAGTTGTTTGCATTTTTTGTGACTAAAACCATTAACACACCTGAGAAGTTTAAAGAGCGACGAGCTCATTTAGCCGAAAGGGAGTGGGCGAGAATGAAGAAGAACGACTCTTTAGAGTGTCGTAACTGTCATAACTTTGAATTTATGGACTTCTCTGAGCAGAGCCCGCGTAGTGTTAGACAGCACTCTACAGCGCTTGCAAGTGGTGAAAAAACCTGTGTGGATTGCCATAAAGGTATCGCCCATAGACTGCCAGATATGCACCAAGTTGAAGGTTGGCAATAA
- a CDS encoding TIGR02808 family protein, which produces MSTLENVIWHVLGYSAMPVIILAGFTVVAVASIWILSKTADK; this is translated from the coding sequence ATGAGTACATTAGAGAATGTTATATGGCATGTCCTTGGTTACAGCGCCATGCCGGTTATTATACTTGCTGGTTTTACCGTGGTTGCAGTTGCTTCGATTTGGATTTTGTCCAAAACCGCTGACAAGTAA
- a CDS encoding D-alanine--D-alanine ligase, giving the protein MGTTNILLLCGGGGDEHAISLLSANYFESSLATQPHFNVLRVELDAEGHYRTAAGENCELNNRRQIRFEEQDKAPWDVDYAIPCIHGFPGETGDIQSYFELINLPYFGCKAEASRNCFNKITAKMWFSALNIPNTPYLFLSELSELTVKQVSEAFRQWGSVFVKAASQGSSVGCYRVDSLDDVESTLAEAFNFSDYVIVEKTIRARELEVAVYEIAGNVVATVPGEVVCSSNNFYTFDEKYAANSQAQTHIVADIPIDISDLIRKYAISVFKGMKLRHLSRIDFFLTDDGEVLLNEINTFPGLTPISMFPKMLQNHGDSFAEFLSSNIEVDKS; this is encoded by the coding sequence ATGGGTACGACGAATATTTTACTTCTATGTGGTGGCGGCGGTGATGAACATGCTATTTCACTATTATCAGCTAACTACTTTGAATCTTCGTTAGCAACACAGCCTCACTTTAATGTGCTTCGTGTTGAACTCGATGCTGAGGGTCATTATCGCACCGCAGCGGGCGAAAACTGTGAGTTAAATAACCGCAGACAGATCCGTTTTGAAGAGCAAGATAAGGCTCCATGGGACGTTGATTATGCCATTCCTTGTATTCATGGTTTTCCCGGTGAAACCGGTGACATTCAATCATATTTTGAATTAATCAATCTTCCCTATTTTGGCTGTAAGGCAGAAGCAAGTCGCAACTGTTTTAATAAAATCACCGCTAAGATGTGGTTTAGTGCGCTAAATATTCCAAATACACCCTACCTATTTTTAAGCGAACTTTCTGAGTTAACCGTGAAGCAAGTCTCTGAAGCATTTAGGCAATGGGGCAGTGTTTTTGTTAAAGCAGCTTCACAAGGTTCATCCGTCGGTTGCTACCGTGTAGATAGCCTTGATGATGTTGAATCGACTTTAGCTGAAGCTTTTAATTTTTCCGATTACGTCATTGTCGAAAAAACCATTCGTGCGAGAGAGTTAGAGGTCGCCGTATATGAAATTGCAGGCAATGTGGTCGCAACGGTACCAGGCGAAGTTGTCTGTTCAAGTAATAACTTTTACACATTTGATGAAAAGTATGCAGCGAACAGCCAAGCACAAACTCATATCGTTGCTGATATTCCAATTGATATCAGCGACTTGATCCGAAAATACGCCATCAGCGTTTTCAAGGGGATGAAGCTAAGACACTTGTCTCGAATAGATTTTTTCTTAACCGATGATGGCGAAGTGCTATTAAATGAGATAAATACATTTCCAGGTTTAACCCCTATTTCTATGTTTCCCAAGATGTTGCAAAACCACGGTGACAGCTTCGCTGAGTTTCTCTCAAGTAACATCGAAGTTGATAAATCCTAG
- the recD gene encoding exodeoxyribonuclease V subunit alpha: MITSTHPIETLLKEWQSDRLLTSLDRHFALQIAQLHQEHSPLFVLICALLSQNLSSQHTCLPLSQINLDNPVKEKNSQCQINLSLTDLGSELLRFDAIGTSDDDELKPLILDQGNLYLQRYYHFECEVAQHLTRLSHAPAQNSLKDNAQLTHAKTLLESLFPASEQQYDWQKISTATALTKKLAVITGGPGTGKTTTVTKLLYLLTSQTELTIRLVAPTGKAAARLSESIKASKQRLANELQYLPAEDIALSMGRIPEDAATLHRLLGVIPNSHQFRHHKDNPLRLDLLIIDEASMVDLPMMHKLLSALPANASIILLGDQDQLASVEAGAVLADICSGLKVSLDNGENGWQMRYSAAQAQLLTELTGYPLTNFVSDNPQVGDSLCMLMHSHRFQGDAGIGQLATAVNQANLPGIARVWQTGYQELLWIEHSMQSSANNTPNQGLEALLEQSVTQYSAYLNTISTVGVSAADIIEQFNQYRILCAMRAGEYGVDGINQGVTRSLADKNLINPEQEFYAGRPVIIQSNDYNLGLFNGDIGLILPDDASESKRLMAHFIQADGGLLKVLPARLPSHETCYAMTVHKSQGSEFSHVSLVLPIKPSLAQQQLLSKELIYTAITRAKHHFTCLGSQRVFEQASSRLTQRASGLAQRLWNKHDKLDNEHS; encoded by the coding sequence ATGATAACCTCAACCCATCCGATTGAGACCTTATTAAAAGAGTGGCAAAGCGACCGGTTACTGACCTCTCTTGATAGGCATTTTGCGTTACAGATAGCACAGCTACATCAAGAGCATTCCCCCCTTTTTGTACTCATATGTGCGCTATTGAGTCAAAACCTCTCGAGCCAACATACCTGTTTGCCGCTGAGCCAGATTAATTTAGATAATCCAGTAAAAGAAAAGAATAGCCAATGTCAGATTAACTTAAGCCTAACTGATTTAGGCTCTGAGTTATTACGCTTCGATGCTATTGGCACTTCCGATGATGATGAGTTAAAGCCGTTAATTTTGGATCAAGGTAACTTGTATTTACAGCGCTATTACCACTTTGAATGCGAAGTTGCCCAGCACTTAACACGACTGTCACATGCTCCAGCACAAAATAGCTTAAAAGATAACGCACAGCTAACTCATGCTAAAACGTTACTAGAGAGTTTATTTCCTGCAAGTGAACAGCAATACGATTGGCAGAAAATATCCACCGCAACCGCATTAACCAAAAAGCTTGCCGTTATCACAGGCGGACCCGGTACAGGTAAAACCACCACAGTCACTAAGTTATTATACTTGTTAACCTCACAGACGGAGCTCACCATTCGCCTTGTTGCGCCAACAGGTAAAGCCGCTGCTCGTTTAAGTGAGTCGATTAAAGCATCGAAACAACGACTCGCCAATGAATTACAATACCTGCCTGCTGAAGACATAGCGCTAAGTATGGGACGCATACCTGAAGATGCTGCGACCTTGCACAGGTTACTCGGCGTCATTCCAAACTCGCATCAGTTTAGACACCATAAAGACAACCCTTTAAGGCTCGATCTATTGATTATCGATGAAGCATCAATGGTCGATCTGCCGATGATGCATAAATTGCTATCCGCTTTGCCCGCCAATGCCAGCATTATTTTGTTAGGCGATCAGGATCAATTAGCCTCAGTCGAAGCAGGCGCTGTGCTTGCCGATATCTGCAGTGGATTAAAAGTCAGTTTGGACAATGGCGAAAATGGCTGGCAGATGCGCTATTCAGCAGCACAAGCGCAGCTGCTAACTGAACTTACTGGTTATCCGTTAACCAATTTTGTCAGTGATAACCCACAAGTTGGTGATAGTCTTTGTATGCTGATGCACAGTCATCGGTTTCAGGGAGATGCCGGGATTGGCCAACTGGCCACCGCGGTAAATCAGGCAAACTTACCAGGTATTGCTCGAGTGTGGCAGACAGGTTATCAAGAGTTACTGTGGATTGAGCACAGCATGCAGAGCAGTGCCAACAATACGCCAAATCAAGGCTTAGAGGCGCTTCTTGAGCAATCGGTTACGCAATACAGTGCTTACCTCAATACAATTTCTACTGTGGGTGTTAGCGCTGCAGATATTATCGAGCAGTTTAACCAGTACCGGATCTTGTGTGCCATGCGCGCTGGAGAATATGGCGTTGACGGTATTAACCAAGGTGTCACACGCAGCCTTGCCGACAAAAACCTCATCAATCCAGAGCAGGAGTTTTACGCCGGTAGACCGGTGATTATCCAAAGTAATGACTACAACCTAGGACTATTTAATGGTGATATAGGCCTCATATTGCCCGATGATGCGAGTGAGTCAAAACGCTTAATGGCACACTTCATTCAAGCCGATGGGGGTCTGTTAAAGGTACTCCCCGCTCGATTGCCTAGCCATGAGACCTGCTATGCCATGACTGTACATAAGAGTCAGGGCAGCGAATTTAGCCATGTCTCATTAGTCTTACCCATTAAACCCAGCTTGGCACAGCAACAATTGTTGTCGAAAGAGCTTATCTATACTGCGATTACGAGGGCCAAACATCACTTCACCTGCCTTGGTAGCCAACGTGTATTTGAACAAGCAAGTTCGCGGTTAACCCAACGAGCTTCGGGCTTAGCGCAGCGACTATGGAACAAGCACGATAAGCTTGATAACGAACATAGTTAG